One Ostrea edulis chromosome 2, xbOstEdul1.1, whole genome shotgun sequence genomic region harbors:
- the LOC125679118 gene encoding post-GPI attachment to proteins factor 2-like isoform X1 has product MSRQLVLFNISFSFLVTVVALLPLLGALLCIILSLLFNFRESTWTHCRVSNYLPSISSAIGGYAPQKYIWRICIALHAAPRLLFAFSYFGYYTSFHVGKYSTLYKHLARLCVFLHVVEISALVTLTYVSSTDNYAVHENMFIAFMVCSEIYMLLSCILYKWGHISNGRVMTKTELMSYQYKKRLFVFNVIMFLTAVYMFFRHEWYCETGVYSIFALCEYLVVFSNIAFHYTAKYDFTDQQMSLAGGENEESHKEMLLSCHSV; this is encoded by the exons ATGTCTCGTCAACTTGTACTTTTCAACATTAGCTTTTCTTTTTTAGTTACAGTTGTGGCTCTTCTGCCTTTATTAGGTGCTCTTCTTTGTATCATTTTATCGCTTTTATTTAACTTTAGAGAATCTACTTGGACGCATTGTCGC GTATCTAATTACTTACCATCCATAAGCTCAGCAATTGGAGGATATGCTCCACAAAAGTATATATGGAGGATATGCATAGCTCTTCATGCTGCACCAAGACTACTATTTGCTTTCTCATATTTTGGTTATTACACAAGCTTCCATGTTGGAAAGTACAGCACACTATATAAGCATCTTGCAAGActctgtgttttcttgcatgtaGTGGAGATTTCTGCTTTAGTTACTCTTACCTATGTGTCCTCTACTGATAATTATG CTGTGCACGAGAACATGTTTATTGCCTTCATGGTGTGTTCCGAAATTTACATGTTATTATCATGCATTCTTTATAAATGGGGTCACATAAGTAATGGACGTGTCATGACAAAAACA GAACTCATGTCCTACCAGTACAAAAAAAGACTTTTTGTCTTCAATGTTATCATGTTTTTGACAGCGGTTTACATGTTTTTCCGCCATGAGTGGTACTGCGAAACTGGAG TGTACTCCATATTTGCACTATGCGAATACCTAGTAGTATTTTCCAATATAGCATTCCACTACACTGCCAAGTACGACTTCACAGATCAGCAGATGTCATTAGCTGGAGGGGAGAACGAGGAAAGTCATAAAGAAAT GCTACTATCATGCCATTCAGTGTGA
- the LOC125679118 gene encoding post-GPI attachment to proteins factor 2-like isoform X2, with protein MSRQLVLFNISFSFLVTVVALLPLLGALLCIILSLLFNFRESTWTHCRVSNYLPSISSAIGGYAPQKYIWRICIALHAAPRLLFAFSYFGYYTSFHVGKYSTLYKHLARLCVFLHVVEISALVTLTYVSSTDNYAVHENMFIAFMVCSEIYMLLSCILYKWGHISNGRVMTKTELMSYQYKKRLFVFNVIMFLTAVYMFFRHEWYCETGVYSIFALCEYLVVFSNIAFHYTAKYDFTDQQMSLAGGENEESHKEM; from the exons ATGTCTCGTCAACTTGTACTTTTCAACATTAGCTTTTCTTTTTTAGTTACAGTTGTGGCTCTTCTGCCTTTATTAGGTGCTCTTCTTTGTATCATTTTATCGCTTTTATTTAACTTTAGAGAATCTACTTGGACGCATTGTCGC GTATCTAATTACTTACCATCCATAAGCTCAGCAATTGGAGGATATGCTCCACAAAAGTATATATGGAGGATATGCATAGCTCTTCATGCTGCACCAAGACTACTATTTGCTTTCTCATATTTTGGTTATTACACAAGCTTCCATGTTGGAAAGTACAGCACACTATATAAGCATCTTGCAAGActctgtgttttcttgcatgtaGTGGAGATTTCTGCTTTAGTTACTCTTACCTATGTGTCCTCTACTGATAATTATG CTGTGCACGAGAACATGTTTATTGCCTTCATGGTGTGTTCCGAAATTTACATGTTATTATCATGCATTCTTTATAAATGGGGTCACATAAGTAATGGACGTGTCATGACAAAAACA GAACTCATGTCCTACCAGTACAAAAAAAGACTTTTTGTCTTCAATGTTATCATGTTTTTGACAGCGGTTTACATGTTTTTCCGCCATGAGTGGTACTGCGAAACTGGAG TGTACTCCATATTTGCACTATGCGAATACCTAGTAGTATTTTCCAATATAGCATTCCACTACACTGCCAAGTACGACTTCACAGATCAGCAGATGTCATTAGCTGGAGGGGAGAACGAGGAAAGTCATAAAGAAATGTAA
- the LOC125679109 gene encoding autophagy-related protein 13-like isoform X1 yields the protein MRKCTCISKRLSMSKLNQQDRKDLEKFTKFLIYKSLQIIVQSRLGERIQTKSKPFSSGADWFNLAIKDIAEVHSETKKALAGQTTLLSQNVCVEISLKTSEGSSMVLETWYIGLNKEVCDINARVSYTVYNRMGIALKTLFSVSRVTPAYKLSRHQGACADDYVICYRVYQGEPQIFVLGDNYHSVKVGSVPTPVGTIYINLAYRTKLLITPQKSSREIPFELKDDHFKRDNSPRRSTTPKPCAQGYRRNSTSEDLFGDGFEVQELCSTTFDNSPAEAFFHGLVQNGQLPSSHLPCLQKTSSRTLEDEEESRAKSKTQESSKKKFSFESYEKVGAFAERRKPKEIFEEFEDVPFLSLLLPDNKPDTSIEKSSEEQNLQESDDKVSGEKSSEEKALEEALLSPSESNSSNASAPDDFVMVELKTPFAVTDSNMDLGTFYRECQRAPQLTMCSDETTISEALEEISSQIEMFESNIEDFDDFVTSVTESVSVEDRNEAGILQ from the exons ATGAGAAAGTGTACTTGTATCTCAAAAAGGCTAAGTATGTCAAAACTTAACCAGCAAGATAGAAAAGACTTGgaaaaattcacaaaatttttaatttataagAGTTTGCAGATAATTGTACAATCCAGACTTGGAGAGAGGATTCAGACGAAGTCCAAACCATTTTCATCTGGTGCAGACTGG ttCAACCTTGCAATAAAAGATATAGCAGAAGTACATTCTGAGACGAAGAAAGCACTCGCTGGACAGACAACTCTCCTGAGTCAGAATGTGTGTGTGGAGATTTCACTCAAAACTTCAGAGGGGAGTTCCATGGTGCTAGAAACATGGTACATAGGACTGAATAAAGAGGTCTGTGATATAAATGCTCGGGTTTCCTACACTGTCTACAACCGCATGGGTATAGCATTGAAGACCTTATTCAGCGTTTCTCGTGTCACTCCTGCATACAAGCTCTCCCGTCATCAGGGAGCATGTGCAGATGACTATGTGATATGTTACCGAGTGTACCAAGGGGAGCCCCAGATTTTCGTTCTGGGAGACAACTACCATTCTGTAAAGGTCGGATCAGTGCCAACCCCAGTTGGGACCATTTATATAAACTTGGCATACAGAACTAAGCTCCTCATAACACCACAGAAATCCTCTAGAGAGATCCCTTTTGAACTGAAGGATGATCATTTTAAGAGAGACAATAGTCCCAGGAGATCTACCACACCAAAGCCATGTGCACAGGGATATAGAAG GAACAGTACCTCAGAAGACCTTTTTGGAGACGGTTTTGAAGTTCAGGAGCTGTGTTCTACTACCTTTGATAACAGCCCTGCTGAAGCCTTCTTTCATGGTTTGGTACAAAATGGACAGTTACCATCTAGTCATCTACCATGTCTACAGAAGACATCGAGCAGAACTCTAGAAGATGAAGAAGAGAGCAGGGCAAAATCAAAAACACAGGAAAG tagtaaaaaaaagtttagtTTTGAATCATATGAGAAAGTTGGAGCATTTGCTGAGAGGAGGAAACCCAAGGAGATCTTTGAAGAATTTGAAGATGTGCCATTCCTAAGCTTACTTTTGCCAGATAACAAACCCGACACTTCAATTGAAAAATCTAGTGAGGAGCAGAATCTTCAGGAGTCAGATGACAAAGTCTCTGGGGAAAAATCTAGTGAGGAGAAGGCACTTGAAGAGGCCCTTCTTTCACCATCAGAGAGTAACTCCAGCAATGCATCAGCTCCAGATGACTTTGTCATGGTGGAACTG aaaacCCCCTTTGCTGTAACAGATTCCAACATGGACCTAGGAACATTTTACAGGGAGTGCCAAAGGGCTCCTCAGCTAACCATGTGTAGTGATGAAACCACAATCAGTGAGGCTCTGGAGGAAATTTCTAGTCAGATAGAAATGTTTGAGTCCAATATTGAGGACTTTGACGACTTTGTTACCTCAGTAACAGAGAGTGTTTCTGTAGAAGATCGCAATGAAGCAGGGATTCTACAGTAG
- the LOC125679109 gene encoding autophagy-related protein 13-like isoform X2, giving the protein MRKCTCISKRLSMSKLNQQDRKDLEKFTKFLIYKSLQIIVQSRLGERIQTKSKPFSSGADWFNLAIKDIAEVHSETKKALAGQTTLLSQNVCVEISLKTSEGSSMVLETWYIGLNKEVCDINARVSYTVYNRMGIALKTLFSVSRVTPAYKLSRHQGACADDYVICYRVYQGEPQIFVLGDNYHSVKVGSVPTPVGTIYINLAYRTKLLITPQKSSREIPFELKDDHFKRDNSPRRSTTPKPCAQGYRRNSTSEDLFGDGFEVQELCSTTFDNSPAEAFFHGLVQNGQLPSSHLPCLQKTSSRTLEDEEESRAKSKTQESKKKFSFESYEKVGAFAERRKPKEIFEEFEDVPFLSLLLPDNKPDTSIEKSSEEQNLQESDDKVSGEKSSEEKALEEALLSPSESNSSNASAPDDFVMVELKTPFAVTDSNMDLGTFYRECQRAPQLTMCSDETTISEALEEISSQIEMFESNIEDFDDFVTSVTESVSVEDRNEAGILQ; this is encoded by the exons ATGAGAAAGTGTACTTGTATCTCAAAAAGGCTAAGTATGTCAAAACTTAACCAGCAAGATAGAAAAGACTTGgaaaaattcacaaaatttttaatttataagAGTTTGCAGATAATTGTACAATCCAGACTTGGAGAGAGGATTCAGACGAAGTCCAAACCATTTTCATCTGGTGCAGACTGG ttCAACCTTGCAATAAAAGATATAGCAGAAGTACATTCTGAGACGAAGAAAGCACTCGCTGGACAGACAACTCTCCTGAGTCAGAATGTGTGTGTGGAGATTTCACTCAAAACTTCAGAGGGGAGTTCCATGGTGCTAGAAACATGGTACATAGGACTGAATAAAGAGGTCTGTGATATAAATGCTCGGGTTTCCTACACTGTCTACAACCGCATGGGTATAGCATTGAAGACCTTATTCAGCGTTTCTCGTGTCACTCCTGCATACAAGCTCTCCCGTCATCAGGGAGCATGTGCAGATGACTATGTGATATGTTACCGAGTGTACCAAGGGGAGCCCCAGATTTTCGTTCTGGGAGACAACTACCATTCTGTAAAGGTCGGATCAGTGCCAACCCCAGTTGGGACCATTTATATAAACTTGGCATACAGAACTAAGCTCCTCATAACACCACAGAAATCCTCTAGAGAGATCCCTTTTGAACTGAAGGATGATCATTTTAAGAGAGACAATAGTCCCAGGAGATCTACCACACCAAAGCCATGTGCACAGGGATATAGAAG GAACAGTACCTCAGAAGACCTTTTTGGAGACGGTTTTGAAGTTCAGGAGCTGTGTTCTACTACCTTTGATAACAGCCCTGCTGAAGCCTTCTTTCATGGTTTGGTACAAAATGGACAGTTACCATCTAGTCATCTACCATGTCTACAGAAGACATCGAGCAGAACTCTAGAAGATGAAGAAGAGAGCAGGGCAAAATCAAAAACACAGGAAAG taaaaaaaagtttagtTTTGAATCATATGAGAAAGTTGGAGCATTTGCTGAGAGGAGGAAACCCAAGGAGATCTTTGAAGAATTTGAAGATGTGCCATTCCTAAGCTTACTTTTGCCAGATAACAAACCCGACACTTCAATTGAAAAATCTAGTGAGGAGCAGAATCTTCAGGAGTCAGATGACAAAGTCTCTGGGGAAAAATCTAGTGAGGAGAAGGCACTTGAAGAGGCCCTTCTTTCACCATCAGAGAGTAACTCCAGCAATGCATCAGCTCCAGATGACTTTGTCATGGTGGAACTG aaaacCCCCTTTGCTGTAACAGATTCCAACATGGACCTAGGAACATTTTACAGGGAGTGCCAAAGGGCTCCTCAGCTAACCATGTGTAGTGATGAAACCACAATCAGTGAGGCTCTGGAGGAAATTTCTAGTCAGATAGAAATGTTTGAGTCCAATATTGAGGACTTTGACGACTTTGTTACCTCAGTAACAGAGAGTGTTTCTGTAGAAGATCGCAATGAAGCAGGGATTCTACAGTAG